A genomic stretch from Myripristis murdjan chromosome 12, fMyrMur1.1, whole genome shotgun sequence includes:
- the LOC115369006 gene encoding betaine--homocysteine S-methyltransferase 1-like, protein MAPVGAKRNILERLDAGEVVIGDGGYVFALEKRGYVKAGPWTPEAAAEYPEAVRQLHREYLRAGANVMQTFTFYASDDKLENRGNNQRFSGRQINEAACDLAREVANEGDAMVAGGVSQTPAYLSCKSENEVKAIFKKQLDVFAQKNVDFLIAEYFEHVEEAEWAVQVLTAAKKPVAATLCIGPEGDLHGVSPGECAARLVRAGAQIVGVNCHFDPMTCVKTVKMMKEGVQKAGLKAHYMIQPLAYHTPDCNCQGFIDLPEFPFSLEPRILTRWDMQKYAREAYDAGIRYIGGCCGFEPYHIRALAEELAHERGFLPPASEKHGIWGASLDMHTKPWVRARARRDYWEKLKPASGRPYCPSMSNPDGWGVTKGHADLMQQKESTSQEQQRALFAKAKANQ, encoded by the exons ATGGCACCAGTCGGAGCAAAGAGG AACATCCTGGAGCGTCTGGATGCAGGCGAGGTCGTCATCGGGGATGGAGGCTACGTCTTTGCCCTTGAGAAGAGGGGCTATGTCAAAGCAGGTCCATGGACCCCAGAGGCAGCTGCTGAGTACCCTGAAGCAG TGCGGCAGCTGCATCGGGAATATCTCAGGGCTGGAGCCAATGTCATGCAGACTTTCACATTTTATGCAAGTGATGACAAACTGGAGAACAGAGGCAACAACCAGCGCTTCAGC GGGCGTCAGATCAATGAAGCAGCTTGTGATCTGGCCAGAGAGGTGGCCAATGAAGGCGATGCTATGGTGGCAGGAGGAGTCTCTCAGACTCCCGCTTACCTCAGCTGCAAGAGTGAGAACGAGGTGAAGGCCATCTTTAAGAAGCAGCTTGATGTCTTTGCCCAGAAAAATGTGGACTTCTTGATTGCAGAG tacttTGAGCACGTGGAGGAAGCTGAGTGGGCTGTCCAAGTTTTGACAGCTGCCAAGAAACCTGTGGCTGCAACTCTGTGTATTGGACCGGAGGGAGACCTGCACGGAGTCAGTCCTGGAGAATGTGCTGCCAGACTTGTCAGAGCCG GAGCTCAGATTGTGGGAGTTAACTGCCACTTTGACCCCATGACCTGTGTGAAgactgtgaagatgatgaaggaGGGTGTGCAGAAGGCCGGACTGAAGGCTCACTACATGATCCAGCCATTGGCCTACCACACTCCTGACTGCAACTGCCAGGGCTTCATTGACCTGCCAGAGTTTCCCTTCT CTCTGGAACCAAGAATCCTGACTAGATGGGACATGCAAAAATATGCCCGGGAAGCCTACGATGCTGGCATTCGTTACATCGGAGGCTGCTGTGGATTTGAGCCCTACCACATCCGTGCCCTGGCTGAGGAGCTGGCACATGAGAGGGGCTTCTTGCCTCCTGCCTCAGAGAAACATGGCATCTGGGGTGCCAGCctggacatgcacacaaagccaTGGGTTAGAGCCAG GGCCCGTCGTGACTACTGGGAGAAGCTGAAGCCTGCAAGTGGCCGTCCCTACTGCCCCTCTATGTCTAACCCTGATGGGTGGGGTGTTACCAAAGGCCATGCTGACCTGATGCAGCAGAAGGAGTCCACCTctcaggagcagcagagggctCTTTTTGCAAAGGCCAAGGCCAACCAGTGA